A single genomic interval of Prunus dulcis chromosome 5, ALMONDv2, whole genome shotgun sequence harbors:
- the LOC117627900 gene encoding probable lysophospholipase BODYGUARD 3, translating to MASIGKAKSALALVGRVINEAVSFIVFSVLDLVDFLLCFLYKVADFFIEAEWKPCYCSSSKEAITSSGKILVSEQGESKIVCLSSTKLQLEEISDTLYTRPSLLSEVSKLTMKETKKGTVRSTFTVNSTIVEMLQGKIGGQQCHPIPRWSDCDCKFCTSWTSNSKETLYVRTEGPKDYKAQENVLFIHGFISSSAFWTETLFPNFSSAAKSSFRLFAIDLLGFGRSPKPTDSMYTLREHLEMIERSVLEPNKVKSFHIVAHSLGCILALALAVKHPLSIKSLTLLAPPYYPIPKGEQATQYVMRRVAPRRVWPVIAFGASIACWYEHISRTICLLICKNHRIVEFLTKLVTRNRIRTFLYEGFFCHTHNAAWHTLHNIICGTAGKMDKYLDVVRDHLKCDVNVFHGKDDELIPVECSYNVQSKIPRARVKVIEKKDHITIVIGRQKAFARELEKIWRNSSKSG from the exons ATGGCTTCCATAGGCAAAGCCAAATCTGCTTTGGCATTGGTTGGTAGGGTCATAAACGAGGCTGTGAGCTTCATTGTGTTCTCAGTTCTAGACCTTGTGGATTTCCTCCTCTGTTTTCTGTACAAAGTTGCTGATTTTTTCATTGAAGCTGAATGGAAGCCTTGCTATTGCTCCTCATCCAAAGAAGCCATTACTAGCAGTGGCAAAATCTTGGTCTCTGAGCAAGGTGAGTCTAAAATTGTGTGCCTTAGCTCCACCAAGCTGCAACTTGAGGAGATCTCAGACACTCTCTACACAAGGCCTTCCCTCTTGTCTGAGGTCTCAAAGCTGACCATGAAGGAGACCAAGAAAGGGACTGTGAGATCCACTTTCACTGTCAACTCCACCATTGTTGAAATGCTTCAAGGCAAGATTGGAGGCCAACAATGCCATCCAATCCCAAGGTGGTCTGATTGTGATTGTAAATTTTGTACCTCTTGGACCTCTAATAGCAAAGAAACCCTCTATGTTAGAACTGAGGGACCCAAAg ATTATAAGGCACAAGAAAATGTGCTTTTCATACATGGGTTTATTTCATCATCAGCATTTTGGACTGAAACATTATTCCCAAACTTTTCAAGTGCTGCAAAATCAAGTTTTAGGCTTTTTGCTATTGATCTGTTGGGGTTTGGGAGGAGCCCAAAGCCAACTGACTCCATGTACACCCTCAGAGAGCATTTGGAGATGATAGAGAGATCTGTGCTTGAACCCAACAAAGTTAAATCCTTCCACATTGTGGCTCATTCTTTGGGTTGTATTTTGGCCCTTGCTCTTGCTGTTAAACACCCTCTCTCCATCAAGTCCCTCACCTTACTTGCACCT CCATATTACCCAATACCAAAGGGTGAACAAGCAACACAATATGTGATGAGAAGGGTGGCTCCAAGGCGGGTGTGGCCAGTGATTGCCTTTGGTGCCTCCATTGCTTGCTGGTACGAGCACATCTCAAGGACTATTTGTTTACTGATTTGCAAGAACCACCGAATTGTGGAATTTCTTACCAAACTTGTCACAAGAAACAG GATCAGAACTTTCTTGTATGAAGGGTTCTTCTGCCACACTCACAACGCAGCATGGCACACACTGCACAACATTATATGTGGCACAGCCGGCAAGATGGACAAATACTTAGACGTTGTGAGAGACCATCTAAAATGTGATGTGAATGTGTTTCACGGCAAAGACGACGAGCTAATCCCAGTAGAGTGCAGCTACAATGTGCAGTCGAAAATCCCTCGGGCTCGCGTGAAGGTGATCGAGAAGAAAGATCACATCACCATTGTGATTGGGAGGCAGAAGGCGTTTGCTAGAGAGCTTGAGAAGATTTGGAGAAATTCATCAAAAAGTGGTTAA
- the LOC117629050 gene encoding GDSL esterase/lipase At5g41890 has translation MEALKISQCFLLWFMCSTVLFLNALQPCFAFTSFVFGDSLVDAGNNDYIFTLSKADSPPYGIDFKPSGGHPTGRFTNGRTISDIVGQAFGAKSFPPPYLAPNTQANSILGGINYASGASGILDETGVLFIGRVPLREQINNFEHSRSYMVKVMGEKNTMEFLKKAIFSVTIGSNDFLNYFQPTIPVFGNGKVSPNLFQDFMVSNLTIHLKRLHLLGARKFIVVGVGPLGCIPFIRAIKLLPSGHCSAVVNELIQGYNTKLNGVLDKLNQELGPEAIFIYANSFDIFMKIIGNYHQYGFEDANEPCCGGYFPPFICFKSSGTNRSSALCADRSKYVFWDAYHPTEAANMIIAKGLIDGDESVSYPINIRELYNYNS, from the exons ATGGAGGCCCTTAAGATTTCTCAGTGTTTTCTGCTATGGTTTATGTGCTCAACTGTTCTGTTTTTGAATGCCTTGCAGCCCTGTTTTGCTTTCACTTCATTTGTGTTTGGAGACTCTTTGGTTGATGCAGGAAACAATGACTACATTTTCACGCTCTCAAAGGCAGATTCTCCTCCTTATGGCATTGATTTTAAGCCTTCTGGAGGACATCCCACCGGTCGATTCACAAATGGTCGAACCATTTCAGACATTGTAG GCCAAGCTTTTGGAGCCAAGTCATTTCCTCCACCTTATCTAGCACCAAACACTCAAGCCAACTCAATCCTCGGAGGAATTAATTATGCTTCTGGAGCCTCTGGAATATTAGATGAAACGGGGGTTTTATTT ATTGGAAGAGTTCCTCTGCGTgagcaaataaataattttgagCACAGCAGAAGTTACATGGTGAAAGTAATGGGAGAGAAGAATACAATGGAGTTTCTAAAGAAGGCAATCTTCTCAGTCACAATTGGATCCAATGATTTCCTCAACTATTTCCAACCAACCATACCTGTTTTTGGTAATGGCAAAGTCTCTCCTAACTTGTTCCAAGACTTCATGGTCTCTAACTTGACTATACATCTCAAG AGATTGCACTTGTTGGGAGCTAGAAAGTTCATTGTGGTAGGAGTTGGACCACTAGGATGCATACCCTTTATTCGTGCCATCAAATTATTACCTAGTGGACACTGCTCTGCTGTGGTGAATGAGTTGATCCAAGGCTACAATACCAAACTAAATGGGGTTTTGGATAAACTAAATCAAGAATTGGGTCCTGAAGCTATCTTTATTTATGCAAATTCCTTTGATATCTTCATGAAGATTATAGGAAATTATCATCAATATG GATTTGAGGATGCAAATGAGCCATGCTGTGGTGGGTACTTTCCACCATTTATTTGCTTCAAGAGCAGTGGTACAAACAGAAGCTCTGCGTTGTGTGCCGATCGGTCGAAGTATGTGTTCTGGGATGCATATCATCCTACAGAAGCTGCAAATATGATCATAGCCAAGGGGTTAATTGATGGGGATGAAAGTGTTAGCTATCCCATTAACATCCGCGAGCTTTACAACTATAACTCCTAG
- the LOC117627901 gene encoding beta-carotene isomerase D27, chloroplastic isoform X2, whose amino-acid sequence MVVLSLQPVQFSTPKHMLLCRPGSTGYPIRCGIAEPSGEPAPVGQKTKYNDGFFEKGFMTLFARKMKKFAAPVKARTETKEKAWWEYDYESFVDVSKRVMQGRSRVQQQQVVREVLLSMLPPGAPAQFRKLFPPTKWAAEFNAALTVPFFHWLVGPSEVVEVEINGVKQRSGVHIKKCRYLENSGCVGMCVNMCKFPTQDFFTNEFGLPLTMIPNFEDMSCEMVYGQVPPPFEEDPVSKQPCFTDICSIATPSSSVCPKLQA is encoded by the exons ATGGTGGTTCTAAGCCTTCAACCTGTCCAATTTTCTACCCCTAAACACATGTTATTATGTAGACCTGGCAGTACTGGTTATCCCATCCGATGTGGGATTGCAGAGCCATCAGGAGAGCCAGCTCCCGTGGGACAAAAGACCAAGTACAATGATGGGTTTTTTGAGAAGGGATTTATGACACTGTTTGCTCGCAAAATGAAGAAGTTTGCAGCTCCAGTGAAGGCCAGGACTGAGACTAAGGAGAAGGCATGGTGGGAATATGACTATGAGAGCTTTGTGGATGTCTCTAAGAGAGTGATGCAGGGGAGGTCTAGAGTTCAGCAGCAGCAAGTAGTTCGAGAGGTGCTCTTGTCTATGCTGCCTCCAGGTGCGCCTGCTCAG TTTAGGAAATTGTTTCCACCAACAAAGTGGGCAGCTGAATTCAATGCTGCATTAACAGTGCCTTTCTTCCACTGGTTGGTTGGGCCTTCTGAG GTTGTAGAAGTTGAGATAAATGGGGTGAAGCAAAGAAGTGGAGTCCATATAAAGAAATGCAG GTATCTGGAGAACAGTGGGTGTGTTGGAATGTGTGTGAATATGTGCAAGTTTCCTACTCAAGATTTCTTCACCAATGAATTTGGGCTTCCCTTAACCATGATTCCAA ATTTTGAAGATATGAGTTGTGAAATGGTGTATGGCCAAGTTCCACCACCATTTGAAGAGGATCCAGTGTCCAAACAACCATGTTTTACTGATATAT GTTCCATTGCAACTCCCAGCTCCAGTGTCTGTCCAAAATTACAAGCTTGA
- the LOC117627901 gene encoding beta-carotene isomerase D27, chloroplastic isoform X1: MVVLSLQPVQFSTPKHMLLCRPGSTGYPIRCGIAEPSGEPAPVGQKTKYNDGFFEKGFMTLFARKMKKFAAPVKARTETKEKAWWEYDYESFVDVSKRVMQGRSRVQQQQVVREVLLSMLPPGAPAQFRKLFPPTKWAAEFNAALTVPFFHWLVGPSEVVEVEINGVKQRSGVHIKKCRYLENSGCVGMCVNMCKFPTQDFFTNEFGLPLTMIPNFEDMSCEMVYGQVPPPFEEDPVSKQPCFTDISMRLSAGSIATPSSSVCPKLQA; encoded by the exons ATGGTGGTTCTAAGCCTTCAACCTGTCCAATTTTCTACCCCTAAACACATGTTATTATGTAGACCTGGCAGTACTGGTTATCCCATCCGATGTGGGATTGCAGAGCCATCAGGAGAGCCAGCTCCCGTGGGACAAAAGACCAAGTACAATGATGGGTTTTTTGAGAAGGGATTTATGACACTGTTTGCTCGCAAAATGAAGAAGTTTGCAGCTCCAGTGAAGGCCAGGACTGAGACTAAGGAGAAGGCATGGTGGGAATATGACTATGAGAGCTTTGTGGATGTCTCTAAGAGAGTGATGCAGGGGAGGTCTAGAGTTCAGCAGCAGCAAGTAGTTCGAGAGGTGCTCTTGTCTATGCTGCCTCCAGGTGCGCCTGCTCAG TTTAGGAAATTGTTTCCACCAACAAAGTGGGCAGCTGAATTCAATGCTGCATTAACAGTGCCTTTCTTCCACTGGTTGGTTGGGCCTTCTGAG GTTGTAGAAGTTGAGATAAATGGGGTGAAGCAAAGAAGTGGAGTCCATATAAAGAAATGCAG GTATCTGGAGAACAGTGGGTGTGTTGGAATGTGTGTGAATATGTGCAAGTTTCCTACTCAAGATTTCTTCACCAATGAATTTGGGCTTCCCTTAACCATGATTCCAA ATTTTGAAGATATGAGTTGTGAAATGGTGTATGGCCAAGTTCCACCACCATTTGAAGAGGATCCAGTGTCCAAACAACCATGTTTTACTGATATAT CTATGCGTTTATCTGCAGGTTCCATTGCAACTCCCAGCTCCAGTGTCTGTCCAAAATTACAAGCTTGA
- the LOC117627901 gene encoding beta-carotene isomerase D27, chloroplastic isoform X3 — protein MTLFARKMKKFAAPVKARTETKEKAWWEYDYESFVDVSKRVMQGRSRVQQQQVVREVLLSMLPPGAPAQFRKLFPPTKWAAEFNAALTVPFFHWLVGPSEVVEVEINGVKQRSGVHIKKCRYLENSGCVGMCVNMCKFPTQDFFTNEFGLPLTMIPNFEDMSCEMVYGQVPPPFEEDPVSKQPCFTDISMRLSAGSIATPSSSVCPKLQA, from the exons ATGACACTGTTTGCTCGCAAAATGAAGAAGTTTGCAGCTCCAGTGAAGGCCAGGACTGAGACTAAGGAGAAGGCATGGTGGGAATATGACTATGAGAGCTTTGTGGATGTCTCTAAGAGAGTGATGCAGGGGAGGTCTAGAGTTCAGCAGCAGCAAGTAGTTCGAGAGGTGCTCTTGTCTATGCTGCCTCCAGGTGCGCCTGCTCAG TTTAGGAAATTGTTTCCACCAACAAAGTGGGCAGCTGAATTCAATGCTGCATTAACAGTGCCTTTCTTCCACTGGTTGGTTGGGCCTTCTGAG GTTGTAGAAGTTGAGATAAATGGGGTGAAGCAAAGAAGTGGAGTCCATATAAAGAAATGCAG GTATCTGGAGAACAGTGGGTGTGTTGGAATGTGTGTGAATATGTGCAAGTTTCCTACTCAAGATTTCTTCACCAATGAATTTGGGCTTCCCTTAACCATGATTCCAA ATTTTGAAGATATGAGTTGTGAAATGGTGTATGGCCAAGTTCCACCACCATTTGAAGAGGATCCAGTGTCCAAACAACCATGTTTTACTGATATAT CTATGCGTTTATCTGCAGGTTCCATTGCAACTCCCAGCTCCAGTGTCTGTCCAAAATTACAAGCTTGA
- the LOC117627700 gene encoding endoglucanase CX translates to MAYAATFSLVTQVLGLTLCLLSLCCSAFTPQDYSDALEKSILFFEGQRSGKLPANQRATWRANSGLSDGSSYHVDLVGGYYDAGDNVKFGLPMAFTTTLLAWSVIEFGDSMHNQIENAKDAIRWSTDYLLKAATSTPGALYVQVADPNADHRCWERPEDMDTPRNVYKVSTQNPGSDVAAETAAALAAASIVFKDSDPSYSGKLLHTAMKVFDFADRYRGSYSDSIGSVVCPFYCSYSGYHDELLWGASWIHRASQNSSYLAYIKSNGHILGADDDGFSFSWDDKRPGTKVLLSKNFLEKNNEEFQLYKAHSDNYICSLLPGTSNFQAQYTPGGLLYKASESNLQYVTSTTLLLLTYAKYLRTNGGVATCGSSKVTAETLISEAKKQVDYILGDNPAKISYMVGFGKKYPLHIHHRGSSLPSVHEHPERISCNNGFQYLNSGSPNPNVLVGAIVGGPDSKDSFSDDRNNYQQSEPATYINAPIVGALAFFSANTNPN, encoded by the exons ATGGCTTATGCTGCCACATTTTCTTTAGTGACACAAGTTCTAGGCTTAACACTTTGTTTGCTCAGTTTATGCTGCTCTGCCTTCACTCCTCAAGACTACTCAGATGCTCTTGAGAAGTCCATCCTCTTCTTTGAGGGCCAGAGGTCCGGGAAATTGCCGGCGAACCAGCGTGCCACTTGGAGGGCAAATTCTGGCTTGTCTGATGGCTCCTCATACCAT GTGGACCTAGTAGGGGGCTACTATGATGCTGGAGATAATGTCAAGTTTGGCCTGCCAATGGCCTTCACAACCACATTACTTGCATGGAGTGTCATTGAGTTTGGTGACTCAATGCATAACCAGATTGAGAATGCCAAGGATGCCATACGTTGGAGCACAGATTATCTTCTAAAAGCAGCCACTTCAACCCCTGGAGCCTTATATGTCCAA GTGGCAGATCCAAATGCGGACCACCGGTGCTGGGAGAGGCCTGAAGATATGGATACGCCGCGCAATGTGTACAAGGTGTCGACTCAAAATCCAGGATCAGATGTAGCAGCAGAGACTGCTGCTGCATTGGCTGCAGCTTCCATAGTGTTCAAAGACTCTGACCCTTCTTACTCTGGAAAATTGCTTCACACAGCCATGAAA gtgtttgattttgcagaCAGGTACAGAGGTTCTTACAGTGACTCTATAGGCTCAGTGGTCTGCCCTTTTTACTGCTCATACTCAGGATACCAT GATGAGCTTCTGTGGGGTGCTTCATGGATCCATAGAGCCTCTCAGAACAGTTCATACTTGGCTTACATCAAGTCCAATGGCCACATCTTGGGTGCAGACGATGATGGTTTCTCCTTTAGTTGGGATGACAAGAGACCTGGAACAAAAGTCCTTCTTTCCAAG AACTTTCTAGAGAAAAACAATGAGGAATTCCAGTTATACAAAGCACATTCAGACAACTACATATGCTCCTTACTTCCTGGAACATCTAATTTCCAGGCCCAATATACCCCTG GAGGACTTCTCTACAAAGCAAGTGAGAGCAATCTCCAGTATGTTACTTCCACAACACTCCTCCTACTCACATATGCAAAGTATCTTAGAACAAATGGAGGAGTGGCTACATGTGGCTCCTCAAAAGTCACAGCAGAAACCCTGATCTCAGAGGCAAAGAAGCAGGTTGACTACATACTTGGTGACAACCCAGCAAAGATTTCATACATGGTCGGGTTTGGGAAGAAATACCCACTACACATACACCACAGAGGCTCTTCTCTGCCATCTGTGCATGAACACCCAGAGCGCATTAGCTGCAACAATGGATTTCAATATCTGAATTCTGGATCACCCAACCCAAATGTGCTTGTTGGAGCCATTGTTGGTGGACCTGATAGCAAAGACAGCTTCTCTGATGACAGGAACAACTATCAGCAATCTGAGCCAGCCACTTACATCAATGCACCAATTGTTGGGGCTCTTGCTTTCTTCTCTGCCAACACCAACCCAAATTAG
- the LOC117628388 gene encoding protein CANDIDATE G-PROTEIN COUPLED RECEPTOR 7, whose translation MSFAPRPFPILLLSLLTTFFSLCSAEIRSSSVRSDWRPIIPFDEFGFTHKGRLELNVSKIALSDQPNPNPDLSKVGFFLCTRDSWIHVFQQLEEGDVRCALDSNLVKRVYTFDSLKGGHEFSTVFSETDADQYTLLFANCLQQVKVSMDVKSAMYNLEGKENRRDYLSAGKTILPRVYFFFSLVYAALAGLWIFVLYKKRLTVFGIHFFMLAVIILKTFNLLCEAEDKSYIKRTGSAHGWDVLFYIFSFLKGVMLFTLIVLIGTGWSFLKPFLQDKEKKVLMIVIPLQVIANIAQVVIDETGPFGHDWVTWKQVFLLVDVVCCCAVLFPIVWSIKNLREAARTDGKAAVNLMKLTLFRQYYIVVICYIYFTRVVVYALETITSYRYLWTSVVAAELATLAFYVFTGYKFKPEAHNPYFVIDDEEEEAAAEQLKLEDEFEL comes from the coding sequence ATGTCGTTCGCTCCTCGCCCCTTCCccatcctcctcctctctctcctcaccactttcttctctctctgctcCGCCGAGATCCGGTCCTCCTCTGTCCGATCCGACTGGCGACCCATCATCCCCTTCGACGAGTTCGGCTTCACCCACAAAGGCCGCCTCGAGCTCAACGTCTCCAAAATCGCCCTCTCGGATCAACCCAACCCGAATCCGGACCTCTCCAAAGTCGGGTTCTTTCTCTGTACCCGAGACTCCTGGATCCATGTCTTCCAGCAGCTCGAAGAAGGCGATGTACGGTGCGCGCTCGATTCGAACCTCGTCAAGCGCGTCTACACCTTCGACTCTCTCAAAGGCGGCCATGAATTCTCCACCGTCTTCTCCGAGACCGACGCCGATCAGTACACGCTCCTCTTCGCCAACTGCCTTCAGCAGGTCAAGGTCTCCATGGACGTCAAATCGGCCATGTACAACCTCGAAGGGAAGGAAAACCGCCGCGATTATCTTTCCGCCGGTAAAACAATTCTCCCTAGGGtttacttcttcttctctttggTCTACGCTGCTCTTGCCGGTTTGTGGATCTTCGTGCTCTATAAGAAACGACTTACCGTTTTTGGAATCCATTTCTTTATGCTCGCTGTTATAATTCTCAAAACTTTCAACTTGCTCTGTGAGGCTGAGGACAAGTCGTATATCAAGCGCACTGGTAGCGCTCATGGCTGGGATGTGTTGTTCTACATCTTCAGCTTCTTAAAGGGTGTCATGTTGTTCACTCTCATCGTTCTGATTGGAACTGGGTGGTCATTTTTGAAACCGTTTTTGCAAGACAAGGAGAAGAAGGTTTTGATGATTGTGATTCCGCTTCAGGTCATAGCCAACATTGCCCAGGTTGTGATTGACGAGACTGGGCCTTTTGGGCATGATTGGGTTACTTGGAAGCAGGTGTTTTTGCTTGTAGATGTTGTTTGTTGCTGTGCTGTCTTGTTTCCGATTGTTTGGTCTATTAAGAACTTGCGTGAGGCTGCTAGGACTGATGGCAAAGCTGCTGTGAATTTGATGAAGTTGACTTTGTTCAGGCAGTACTACATTGTGGTTATATGCTACATTTACTTTACACGGGTTGTAGTTTATGCATTGGAGACTATCACTTCATACCGGTACCTTTGGACCAGTGTGGTTGCCGCAGAGTTGGCCACGCTTGCTTTCTACGTGTTCACCGGGTACAAGTTCAAGCCGGAGGCACACAACCCGTACTTTGTGATTGATGATGAGGAGGAAGAGGCTGCAGCCGAGCAGCTGAAGCTTGAGGATGAGTTCGAATTGTGA
- the LOC117628145 gene encoding protein BRANCHLESS TRICHOME: MEEMMMRTSSATSSPETSRNETIYSIEPITTSTCPSWKLYENPFYNSHLRHQNQPQQQQQQCQSSSSNKQQVHHCLHLPISARKLAATFWDLTFFKPVMESEMDYTRAQIIELKAELEYERKARKKLESSNKRLAKELGEERRGREVIERVCEELAREISFGKSEISRMKKEIEEERKMLRMAEVLREERVQMKLAEARILFEEKLLELEGCKQMQSTENSHFKIKDKSEDVNAASFSGKSASNDKNIGVDCSRDSMSLVVLGVKSSAFSGDHNNDYVSSVSATTSRSVLLGEKAACSDNSGGFSSMAIQKRASPEPENPHIKRGIKGFVEFPRVVRAIGSKSRHWGTKLECQKAQLRILLKQKSPIRSNSFIIS, from the coding sequence atggaggagatgatgatgaggaccAGTTCTGCTACTAGTAGCCCAGAAACTAGCAGAAATGAAACCATTTATTCTATAGAGCCCATCACCACCTCCACTTGCCCAAGCTGGAAACTTTATGAAAACCCATTTTATAATTCTCATCTCCGCCATCAAAATCAAccccaacaacaacagcagcaaTGCCAAagtagcagcagcaacaaGCAACAAGTTCATCATTGCCTGCACCTCCCTATCTCTGCTCGCAAGCTTGCTGCCACTTTCTGGGATCTAACGTTCTTCAAGCCAGTCATGGAGTCTGAGATGGATTACACACGAGCCCAGATCATAGAATTGAAAGCTGAGCTCGAATATGAACGCAAGGCACGTAAGAAGTTGGAGTCTTCAAACAAGAGGCTGGCCAAAGAGTTGGGTGAGGAGAGAAGGGGAAGAGAAGTGATTGAGAGGGTGTGTGAAGAGCTTGCCAGAGAGATTTCATTTGGGAAATCAGAGATTAGTAGGATGAAGAAAGAGATAGAGGAGGAGAGAAAGATGCTTAGAATGGCTGAGGTgctgagagaagagagagttcAGATGAAGCTCGCCGAGGCGAGGATTCTATTTGAAGAGAAGCTGTTAGAGTTGGAGGGTTGTAAACAAATGCAGAGCACTGAGAATTCACATTTCAAGATCAAAGACAAGAGTGAGGATGTTAATGCTGCAAGTTTTTCAGGAAAGTCAGCTAGCAATGATAAAAACATTGGTGTTGATTGTTCAAGAGACTCAATGAGTTTGGTGGTTTTGGGTGTAAAGTCTTCTGCTTTTTCAGGTGATCATAATAATGACTATGTTTCCAGTGTGTCTGCTACAACTTCAAGGTCAGTGCTTTTGGGTGAGAAGGCAGCTTGCAGTGACAACAGCGGTGGTTTTTCATCAATGGCAATTCAGAAAAGAGCCTCACCAGAACCAGAAAATCCTCACATAAAGAGAGGGATCAAAGGGTTTGTTGAATTCCCAAGAGTGGTCAGAGCAATTGGATCCAAAAGCAGGCATTGGGGTACAAAGCTGGAATGTCAAAAGGCTCAGCTCAGAATTCTGCTGAAGCAAAAGAGCCCCATCAGATCCAATAGTTTCATTATTAGTTGA